The DNA sequence TGGATTCAATTCAGTCTGGTGTTGGATATAGGGAGGACAATTTACCAGTTGAAAATGAAGAACATCATAATGACCATGTGGAATGCGAGTTATCGTTCTCTGATGAGTTAGATTCTTCAGAGTCTGATAATAGTAGTTCTGCTGAAGAAGAGGAGGTTCATCTGAAAAGTAGATTGGCAACCTGGGCATTGGAGGAAAACATAACACACAGTGCATTGAACAGTTTATTGAACATTCTAAGGTATCATCATTCATCATTGCCAGCTGATGCAAGAACACTGCTTGGGACTTCACGGTCAGAGTCAGTTGTTGTCCAGGAAAAGGCTGGTGGGAAATACTATTACTTTGGAATCCTGAAGTCAATGAAGACCACCTTGGAGGCAAATAAGTGCTGCTTGGCAAATGGCATTTGCATAGAACTTCAAGCAAATGTAGATGGGTTGCCAGTTTTTAAAAGTTCGCAGACCCAGTTCTGGCCCATTCTTGGAGTTATCAAGAACCTCCCTCAGCATCAGCCATTTGTGATCGGGCTTTTCTGTGGTACCAGCAAGCCATCACTCAATGAGTACCTGGAAGATTTTGTGGCTGAAGTTGTTGCACTGGAGAAAGGAATTacatttcaaggactttccatgAGGGTGAAACTGTGCTCAATGGTCTGTGATGCTCCAGCCAGAGCTTTTTTGAAgaatgttaaaggacacacaggCTACTCGGGGTGTGAAAAATGTGTGCAGGAGGGGGAATATGTGAACAATCGGGTGATATTTCCTCAAACTAATGCCTGCCTTCGCACTGACAAAGACTTTAGAGAAATGGCAGATGAAGGGCATCATCTCGGATCTTCACCTCTAGTTGCCACATCTTTGAACATGGTCAGTGGGTTTCCTTTAGACTACATGCATCTTGTCTGCCTGGGTGTCATGAGGCGACTCTTGTACCTGTGGCTCAAGGGTCCACTGGCTAGCAGGCTCTCAGGTGTACAGGTGAAAATCTTATCTGAAAAGCTGTTGAAGATCAGAAAATGTGTACCAGTAGAGTTTGCACGAAGGCCAAGATCTTTGAAAGAGGTAGACAGATGGAAAGCCTCTGAATTCCGCCAGTTCCTGCTCTACACTGGTCCTGTTCTCCTTAAAGACTTCCTGCATACTTCAGTGTACCAGCACTTCTTACTTTTGTTTGTTGGGGTGTTTATACTGTCAAACAAGGCACTGCTTGAGGAATACACAGAGTATGCAAATAACGTGCTTGTGTTGTTCGTTCAGCACTTTGGAAAGCTGTATGGTGACATGTACCTTTCCTACAATGTGCACAATCTTGTACACCTTGCCCAAGATGTCAAAGTACATGGTAATCTGGATTCTTTCAGTGCTTTCAAATTTGAAAATTTCATGCAACAACTGAAAAGGCTTGTCAGAAAACCAGAATCTCCTTGCTGCCAGGTTGTTAAGAGGCTTGGGGAGAGAGAGTCTGTACAAATGCAGAGAGTTGAACGTTTAGGTGTCAGGAGAGAACACGCATCTGGACCTGTACCACCACTGTTTCACTGTGCACAACAGTACACCCAGTATAACACAGAGCTCTACACCCTTAAACTTGACCAAGCCAACAGCCATGTCTGCATTCAGGGTAAGGTAGCAAAGATCCGGAATATAATTGTGGAGAAAGAAGAGGTATACCTTGTCTACTCTACATTTGGCCATCAAGAGTGCTTTTTTGAGTACCCCACATCTTCCTCTACATTTGGCATATATTTAGTTGATGGCCTCTTGGATATGACACAGCACTGCAGTATTGGACTGGTGGAAGGGAAGGTTTTCCTTATACCTCATGGAAGACGATTTGTTGCTGTACCTCTAATACATATCAACTGACAATTTAAACTCCATCCAACCAGAACTGTTTCATCTCCTGATCTCTCAGACTGTTGTTTGATCTTTCGACCATTGTATAAAGTTGTGTATGTTGTATGTAttatgtctgtctttctgtctctgtgtttgtcaGTTACCCTGTCTTTCCATCCATATGTTTttgtgtctgtctatttatataGCTGTCTCCCCTTTTGTCCACCCCCTGTGTTGCAGCCTCTCCTGTCACCAAAGCTTTTTACTCTAATCTGCCTGCGTCTCCTTCCCTgcacagtaaataaaaaaataaaaaaattcactaTTGTGTCATGCAGGGTTTAAAGTTAACATTTTATCTCACTAACAACTTTCACATTTTCAGTAAGTTAGGCCTGCAGTCAAACTATAGCCAAGTTAAAATAACTGTGTAAGCATAAATAACAGTTAAGACTCAAATGGTAATTAACTAACTCCCTTTGCATTAAAACGCAAAACTGAAAACGATTTTTTTATGCCATTGGAGGCTACAATGCTATACAGTACGTAACCATATTCACACTTGTATACACAGTTTTCTTGTGGTAAAGATGGTGGGCAGACCATTGGTGTAATGTGTGGACTAGGGCAGGTAAAGGTAGCAGATCCATGTGCAGTTtggtttaataaaacaaaagaagCAGAATTACGGTGGGCAAAAGCATACAAACATCCATGAGCATTCAACATTACATACATTCAACAACTGACAAAATATAACTGAAACATGGGCTACATAGCTACATATACAAATATGTGGACAAACAAGCTAACAAGACCCTTGCTTGTATTCTTACTTGAGTGATATTAGGTTATTAACCTCTATTTTTTCTGCATTTGATGGATGGGCAGCTGCCAACTTTAAACTCTGGTGTTGTGATATGAATTGATTGTGAGAGATTTTCTGATAAAATACATTATGCATCATACAACCAGGTAGTATGTATTATTTTACCCAACTAAACAGTAATTCAAgtacactttgttttgttaattTTCTGATATTAGGTAAATATGTACCTAATAGTACATTTTGAGGAGGACAACAAAACTGGCCCGGTGGCAAAGGAGTGGTTTTCTGATGGCCTTGCCTGGTGGCCCCCATTCAGGGACAAGTTCCACATTCTACGTAGTGTACAAAAAAGGGTTGTTCCTTGCCCGTTAAAGGGCTGGAAACAATTTGCTGCACGTGTGCTCTACGAATCAGGTAGTTTTAAAAGTAGAAAAATGCAGTTGAGTACTACACCATCTGGTGTTGCTTTGTTATTTACATGTTTTGATATTGTTACCTGCTATCTCTACTTATATGTGGTTTATGTTATACTTGAATAGTTAAAATGCTAAATGTTATTTACAGATTCAATTgacaaaatacaagaaaaatgGGAAAGGTCGTGTGTGACATCAGACCTAAACACAGACAAAGAACAAGAACCTACAATTGCACGCCAACGAAGAAAGTAAGTACTTTTTATATATAACAAATCCTCATTGTATTATTGAGTTTTGACTGTGTAACAAAATCTATGGAACTATGTTGTGCCTTTATGTTTAAGGGAAATATTGTCATATATACACATTTGCTTGTATTGCataacattctttaaaaaactaaaaatctgTTGTTTAATTTAGACCAAAACGTCTCAGATCACCATCTCCCTCATCAACATCACCACTTCCATCAGAGGAAGATGACCATCTGACAACACAATCTTGTCCACCCAAAACACCAAAAAGGGTTCATCGTTTCCCTCCAAAGAATCTACCAGCCCCTCCTCTTATACCTGTGGTCAAAGGACCAATGAGCACAGATACCGTCAGAGCTGGTAAGCTTATTAATGTGTCAACATAAGTCACATCTAAGACTCAACATTGCtagacatttaaaggaacagtatgtaggattgtggctaaaactggtattgcaataacaaaacttgtgactaaaactggtactgcaatcacacaactgctggccaatacacaaaatcacaacataaacatcagttgagggctgcaactccactttttaaatgacaatatcctggccagaccactgttgtcagtgatataagtatatgaaatgaaaattatttctaaatgtctagtgacatatcagggccattttatgattaatttatataaatttcttacatactgttcctttaaattgatacaatatataaatgttcTGTTATCTTACAAATATCTTAACAAATGTACTGATCTACACAGATATacacagaaaatgttttattaaacatttttataagctATTATTACCCTACTATTATGGAACAGCAGCATTGTtagttaattaaatatatatttgcttGCTGTTcataaaattttgtttaaacactAGCACGCTTCGATGTCTGGAAACAAAACATCAGCATTTCTGTAAGAAAATAACATTAGCCTACAGCTTTTTAAAATACCCTACTTTTAAGTAGTCTAATGGCGTTTTTACACCTTATCTTTTTTAACACCTTTCTCTTAAATCGAATCGtggatagctatctgatcaaTCTGTCATTTACACTTTAAGATTCTAGTGACCAGATGTAAAAAGGACATTAAAGGTTCTTACCAAATATATGCAAGCTCCATTTAAACATTCACTCAAACTAATACAAATTGGCCAACAATTCTTGCTTTGCTACTGGAATTTTTCAGCTGCTCTGTTCCACACATTAAAAGAATACACACAAAGTTGGATTTTATAGTAAACTCCCTTTCAATTGGTCCTGCGAACTGTGATGCAGGTCAGCCAGTAATTTCAGAGTAATGTGTGCATGCGTGTCTCTGTCTCTTGCTTGAGGTTTGGTGTTAAGGCTGCTCGATAATGGGAAAAATCATAATCCTGATTAAGTAGTATGAttacaattcaatgcatttgtttagtgttgttgcaggctgcatatgtcaagcagtggtgccttctgaAGTGCTTTTTTAACACATCGTTCTAGCTAAACGCGATTCATAGTTTAAACACGGGGAATGGTTTTGGTACAACTcacttgaaatgcatataactttacaaacataaacaggattactacctggTGATCTGACTTTGGATAGATGCGACTCGAGCACAGCTCTCTGCATGTGCGAGAGACATAGAGGCGCCAAGATGCAcctttatattttacattaaaatattttatatttaaacaaatcaaatcaaacacacctgagcaaacATGGTCTTCATGAttactagaaaatcacaggtgggtaatttgattagggttggagctaaactctgtagtgctccagccctccagggtaagactGGAGGAACCCTGCTCTAAGTCTTGTAAGTAAGGCCTGCAAGATGAATAAAAATGACCATTGCCTCACGCTTCCACATGAGTCACAGGACAGGTCGcagcaaaaaaacatttatgggCTGTTTAAAGCCTCCTTAATGTCTTTTTACTCGCATTCAGGTGTTTTCATTGCACAAATCGTGATATGGTGTTGTGCTCTTCAGTTTCTGCTGTCTCTTGCTAAGTATAACATTCTAACACCGCTTTGTTTCACCGCAATTCTGGGTTTACCCTGCAAAAGCTTTTGAACAGGGTTTCATAATCCTGGGTTAATTACAATTACAGCCTCTAAATTAAAAGTGTGAAATACTCCTTAATTCCTTAAAGataagtttagaacaaacacatACCCCGGGGTACGGACAAACTGCAAAGCTaattagagggttttgcatctgaccTCTTCATTTCATCTGAAAAATTCTCAAAATACCTATAGGGTCAGATATGCTTGCTTTGTCTTTGTGTAATCTTTTCATTTCATAACAGCGATTTCACAGGCTCGGCCAGTGTCCTCCAACAGTGACCATGACCCACTTCCATTCTGGCAACCCAGTAACATGGGCTCTTCTCAATGTAAGTGAGATAAATCAGTGAAGATTTGGTGTATCTGAAAAAATTACAGAAGGTGTCAGATGACAGACATAATAGTCTAAATTTTTGGTTATCTTTTCATTTCATAACAGTGATTTCACAGGCTCGACCAGTGTCCTCCAACAGTGACCATGACCCACTTCCATTCTGGCAACCCAGTAACATGGACTCTTCTCAATGTAAGTGAGATGAATCATTGAAGTTTTGGTGTATCTGAAAAATTACAGAAGGCGTCAGATGATAGACATAATAGTCTAAATTTTTGGTTATCTTTTCATTTCATAACAGGGATTTCACAGGCTCGACCAGTGTCCTCTAACAGTGACCATGGCCCACATCCAATCTGGCAACCCAGTAATATGGACTCTTCTCAATGTAAGTGATATGACAAAGTGAAGATTTGGTGTATCTGAAAAATGTACATAAGGCTTCCGGTGACAAACATGATAGTCTACATTTTTGGTAATCTTTTCATTCCATAACAGTGATTTCACAGGCTCGAACTGTATCCTCCAACACCAACCATGGGCCTGTTTCAGTCTGGCAACCCAATAACATGGACTCTTCTCAACGTAAGAGAGATGACCTAGTAAAGATATGTTGTATTTAAAAAAGGTACAGAGGGCTTCTGGTTGCAAACACATGATAGTCTAATGTTTTGGTTATTTTAATTTCATAACAGCGATATCACAGGCCCGACCAGTATCCTCTAACAGTATCCATAGCCCTGTTACAGCCTGGCAACCTAGCTGTATAGACTCTTCTCAATGTAAGAGAACAGATattgaatataaatgtgtaaaaaacacagaattAGGTATTTCTGATTATATTTGTTGTATGTGTGACTatcattaataaattatttcttatttaaagGCATGACATCAAATTTGAGTCTAGAATTGTCCAGCTCAGAGACAGAATGTCATCAAAGACCAACTTACACTGAATGTAAGCATCTATCAGAAATTTCTTGTGCAGAGTTCATAGATTATGTTGggttcatttaaaaataataacataaagtAATGATTTTTAAAATTCCAAGTAACAACAGTTAGAAGGAGGCCAGGCGAGGTGGAGGCACGGCATCCAACTCCATTGTCCGATGCAGGGCTGGACTTTTCTGAGCGTAAGCAAGATTAATTATCctattatattgttttatttttaaccaatgcTGTATGATAAAGTTTTTGATGGTGGCCAAAATAGTCCAAACTGTTCTGGGGGGGAAATAAACGCCTTTTGATTCTActgatgtgattttgtaagagaaatatccatatttaacactttacaaactaaaataattAGCTTTCGTTAGAGGCCAATATGCATTATGCATACCATATGTTGCGTAAGATCTATTGACAATATACTCTTGTGATAACCGTGCATTATGAGTTGTTTTAGTTACAGATAGAGATAACTCAGTATCTTCTTGTCTTATATTGTCTTTAAAATCCTTGTTTTAGTTGTGACTGGTATTGTTGTTTTACTTCCTGCTCTGTGGCCCTCCGCATTCATCACTATAAATGGTGTGTAAGCTACTAGAGGTTGACAGATATGTGTTTTTCAGGGCCGATGTCGATATCGAGTATTGCAGGTCGAGTAGACCGATAACCAATATTTCAAACCAATATGTCTGgtgtaaaatgaaaattaatgtCAAAGACACAGGCTCTGACAAAAACTGTCAGtgctttgaatttttttat is a window from the Misgurnus anguillicaudatus chromosome 21, ASM2758022v2, whole genome shotgun sequence genome containing:
- the LOC129425400 gene encoding uncharacterized protein isoform X1 is translated as MYLIVHFEEDNKTGPVAKEWFSDGLAWWPPFRDKFHILRSVQKRVVPCPLKGWKQFAARVLYESDSIDKIQEKWERSCVTSDLNTDKEQEPTIARQRRKPKRLRSPSPSSTSPLPSEEDDHLTTQSCPPKTPKRVHRFPPKNLPAPPLIPVVKGPMSTDTVRAAISQARPVSSNSDHDPLPFWQPSNMGSSQLISQARPVSSNSDHDPLPFWQPSNMDSSQWISQARPVSSNSDHGPHPIWQPSNMDSSQLISQARTVSSNTNHGPVSVWQPNNMDSSQPISQARPVSSNSIHSPVTAWQPSCIDSSQCMTSNLSLELSSSETECHQRPTYTELTTVRRRPGEVEARHPTPLSDAGLDFSEQSRHRLPNTHQLIPTNCTAVERLVLEQLGELHLKVDHLTATVQSLCQNRAQNQQPQSSDYDHLLPISTLEELNRFDEKLRQDIDFKKHVIAKLSITGGNSVKKTVWRVCRKVFSPELATQLNWCGRGQKTGIKSRPVHEILQLSVSKNGALPHITEAEIETAIQNWLRLSQDRLGGRRRQRPER
- the LOC129425400 gene encoding uncharacterized protein isoform X3; the protein is MYLIVHFEEDNKTGPVAKEWFSDGLAWWPPFRDKFHILRSVQKRVVPCPLKGWKQFAARVLYESDSIDKIQEKWERSCVTSDLNTDKEQEPTIARQRRKPKRLRSPSPSSTSPLPSEEDDHLTTQSCPPKTPKRVHRFPPKNLPAPPLIPVVKGPMSTDTVRAAISQARPVSSNSDHDPLPFWQPSNMGSSQLISQARPVSSNSDHDPLPFWQPSNMDSSQWISQARPVSSNSDHGPHPIWQPSNMDSSQLISQARTVSSNTNHGPVSVWQPNNMDSSQRMTSNLSLELSSSETECHQRPTYTELTTVRRRPGEVEARHPTPLSDAGLDFSEQSRHRLPNTHQLIPTNCTAVERLVLEQLGELHLKVDHLTATVQSLCQNRAQNQQPQSSDYDHLLPISTLEELNRFDEKLRQDIDFKKHVIAKLSITGGNSVKKTVWRVCRKVFSPELATQLNWCGRGQKTGIKSRPVHEILQLSVSKNGALPHITEAEIETAIQNWLRLSQDRLGGRRRQRPER
- the LOC129425400 gene encoding uncharacterized protein isoform X2, producing MYLIVHFEEDNKTGPVAKEWFSDGLAWWPPFRDKFHILRSVQKRVVPCPLKGWKQFAARVLYESDSIDKIQEKWERSCVTSDLNTDKEQEPTIARQRRKSPSPSSTSPLPSEEDDHLTTQSCPPKTPKRVHRFPPKNLPAPPLIPVVKGPMSTDTVRAAISQARPVSSNSDHDPLPFWQPSNMGSSQLISQARPVSSNSDHDPLPFWQPSNMDSSQWISQARPVSSNSDHGPHPIWQPSNMDSSQLISQARTVSSNTNHGPVSVWQPNNMDSSQPISQARPVSSNSIHSPVTAWQPSCIDSSQCMTSNLSLELSSSETECHQRPTYTELTTVRRRPGEVEARHPTPLSDAGLDFSEQSRHRLPNTHQLIPTNCTAVERLVLEQLGELHLKVDHLTATVQSLCQNRAQNQQPQSSDYDHLLPISTLEELNRFDEKLRQDIDFKKHVIAKLSITGGNSVKKTVWRVCRKVFSPELATQLNWCGRGQKTGIKSRPVHEILQLSVSKNGALPHITEAEIETAIQNWLRLSQDRLGGRRRQRPER